One window of Amaranthus tricolor cultivar Red isolate AtriRed21 chromosome 13, ASM2621246v1, whole genome shotgun sequence genomic DNA carries:
- the LOC130798449 gene encoding agamous-like MADS-box protein AGL80 — protein MARKKTKLAYIENPTTRRTTCRKRVKGLLKKAGELKILCDIDVCVIIYNSKNDQIPVVWPSSEAEAKRIISEYQLRSEFYQSQRKVDQKSYVQQYVNKVIEKLTKLQRKNREMEMKNLIGQLFLGKAIEEVQPFDIVDLLSAIDDKLKMVDHQINVLKEVQKVDDGVGPSQIHYMIP, from the coding sequence ATGGcaagaaagaaaacaaaattagCATACATAGAAAACCCGACTACCAGAAGAACAACCTGTAGAAAAAGAGTGAAAGGGCTTTTAAAAAAGGCAGGAGAATTAAAAATCTTGTGTGATATTGATGTTTGTGTtatcatttacaattctaagaaTGATCAAATCCCTGTGGTTTGGCCTTCTTCTGAGGCTGAAGCCAAAAGAATTATCTCTGAGTACCAATTAAGATCAGAGTTTTATCAGTCTCAAAGAAAAGTTGACCAAAAATCATATGTTCAACAATATGTAAACAAAGTTATTGAGAAACTGACaaaattacaaagaaaaaaCCGAGAAATGGAGATGAAGAATCTTATCGGTCAACTTTTTCTTGGGAAAGCTATAGAAGAAGTTCAACCATTTGATATTGTTGATTTGCTTTCTGCCATTGATGATAAACTTAAAATGGTTGATCATcaaattaatgttttaaaagAAGTTCAAAAGGTTGATGATGGAGTTGGTCCTTCTCAAATACATTATATGATCCCTTAA
- the LOC130798450 gene encoding uncharacterized protein LOC130798450: protein MNDSRKGKQMMKSSKMVAMSLLESVAALAFLCAKYTRRASRKIVGKTSMKSSNKKMIGRKKEFGEESFGDGGLWRRSILMGDKCEPLNFSGVIYYDVNGNKLSEPPIKSPRASPFVPGYGYPTTTS from the coding sequence atGAATGATTCTAGAAAAGGAAAGCAAATGATGAAATCATCAAAAATGGTAGCCATGTCTTTACTAGAATCAGTAGCAGCTTTAGcctttttatgcgcaaaatacACACGCCGAGCTTCGCGGAAAATCGTGGGGAAAACGAGTATGAAATCGagtaataagaaaatgattggGAGGAAGAAAGAATTTGGCGAAGAAAGCTTTGGGGATGGTGGGTTATGGAGACGGTCGATTTTGATGGGTGATAAATGTGAGCCGTTGAATTTTTCAGGGGTTATTTATTATGATGTTAATGGTAATAAATTGTCTGAACCTCCGATTAAATCTCCTCGTGCTAGTCCTTTTGTGCCCGGTTATGGTTACCCTACTACGACTTCATAA